In Cyanobacteria bacterium GSL.Bin1, a genomic segment contains:
- a CDS encoding ABC transporter permease subunit has product MSETVSKNPFNIFSRTGALLTNNTAQYIYKRSLQALLTLFLASVLSFTIIQFAPGDYLDTLRQNPQISPETIADLEQRFGLDQPVFLQYWYWLGGIITRFDFGTSFVYSRPVSELILERIPATLLLTLSSIFFTWLIAIPLGIIGAVRQNRPLDRFLRVISYLGQGFPSLITALFLLYIAQATTPLFPVGGMTSINHSNFSLAGKILDIGWHLILPTIALSITGFAGLQRITRGELLDVLRQDYVQTARAKGLPENRVIYVHALRNAINPLITLLGFEFASLLSGAFIAEFFFNWPGLGRLILQAVLAQDLYLVMASLMMGALMLIVGNLLADLVLQQVDPRIKLGD; this is encoded by the coding sequence ATGAGTGAAACAGTTTCCAAAAATCCATTCAACATTTTTTCGAGAACGGGAGCGCTGCTGACGAATAATACAGCCCAGTATATCTATAAACGATCGCTGCAAGCGCTATTGACCCTATTTCTAGCTTCTGTTCTTAGCTTTACCATTATTCAATTTGCCCCTGGCGACTATCTCGACACGCTACGTCAGAATCCGCAGATTTCTCCAGAAACCATTGCCGATCTTGAACAACGCTTTGGTTTAGATCAGCCGGTTTTTTTGCAATATTGGTATTGGTTAGGAGGCATTATTACCCGTTTTGACTTTGGCACCAGCTTTGTCTACTCGCGCCCCGTATCGGAGTTAATTTTAGAACGCATTCCCGCAACCTTACTCCTCACCCTATCCTCAATTTTCTTTACTTGGCTCATTGCCATCCCATTAGGCATTATTGGGGCCGTTCGGCAAAATCGTCCCCTTGATCGGTTTTTACGCGTCATTAGTTACCTCGGACAAGGCTTTCCGAGTCTGATTACTGCCCTTTTCCTCCTTTATATTGCTCAAGCGACCACTCCTCTCTTTCCGGTTGGCGGAATGACCAGTATTAATCATAGTAACTTTTCCCTAGCAGGCAAAATTCTAGATATTGGTTGGCACTTGATTTTACCCACCATTGCTTTGAGTATTACGGGCTTTGCTGGTTTACAACGGATTACACGAGGGGAATTATTAGACGTTTTACGTCAAGACTACGTGCAAACCGCCCGCGCCAAAGGCTTACCAGAAAACCGAGTGATTTATGTCCATGCTCTACGCAATGCCATCAATCCCTTAATTACCCTCCTGGGATTTGAATTTGCCAGTTTATTGAGTGGGGCATTTATTGCCGAATTTTTCTTTAATTGGCCAGGATTAGGACGACTGATTTTACAAGCCGTTTTAGCCCAAGATTTGTATCTGGTAATGGCAAGTTTAATGATGGGGGCATTGATGTTAATTGTTGGCAACTTATTAGCTGATTTAGTCTTACAACAAGTCGATCCAAGAATTAAATTAGGAGATTAA
- the coaBC gene encoding bifunctional phosphopantothenoylcysteine decarboxylase/phosphopantothenate--cysteine ligase CoaBC produces the protein MTTGKHVLIGIGGGIAAYKVCQLISRLYQTGVLIRVILTDAAQQFITPLTVSTLSRHQAYTDTHFWQNSARPLHIELGEWADLFLIAPLTANTLGKLAYGFADNLLTNTVLASRCPILVAPAMNTEMWEQSSVQRNWQILQGEQRYHVLEPTGGLLACDRAGTGRMAEPDQLLRTVQSLLYSQGKRDFLGKNVLINGGGTQEYLDPVRFIGNPATGKMGRAIAQAAIDRGATVTLVHGGNTDMPMIPSPNFRLISVVSADEMYQTMLAHFPTTDYTILSAAVADVKPAHYSPEKVPKNNLPECLPLASVPDIAATLGTQKQPQQILVGFAAQTGNFVKPAREKMARKNLDYIVANPIDRVEGGFGSDQNQCIILGKAGLEQSIPLCSKLQLAHYLLDHLKAQQA, from the coding sequence ATGACCACGGGGAAACATGTTCTGATTGGCATTGGCGGCGGGATTGCAGCTTATAAGGTCTGTCAGTTAATTTCTCGTTTATATCAGACGGGAGTCTTGATTCGAGTGATTCTGACAGATGCAGCACAACAATTTATTACCCCCTTAACAGTTAGCACCCTCAGTCGTCATCAAGCTTATACAGACACCCATTTCTGGCAAAATTCTGCTCGTCCTTTACATATTGAGTTGGGGGAATGGGCAGATTTATTTCTGATTGCTCCTTTGACAGCAAATACATTAGGGAAGTTAGCCTATGGGTTTGCTGATAACTTACTCACCAATACGGTTCTTGCCTCTCGGTGTCCGATTTTAGTGGCACCGGCGATGAATACGGAAATGTGGGAACAGTCCTCAGTACAACGGAATTGGCAAATCTTGCAAGGGGAGCAACGGTATCATGTTTTAGAACCGACGGGCGGTTTACTTGCTTGCGATCGCGCTGGCACCGGACGCATGGCAGAACCGGATCAGCTGTTGCGCACAGTGCAATCTTTACTTTACAGCCAAGGCAAACGGGATTTTCTGGGCAAGAATGTTCTGATTAATGGGGGCGGGACGCAAGAATATCTGGATCCGGTGCGATTTATTGGTAATCCGGCTACGGGAAAAATGGGTCGCGCGATCGCGCAAGCCGCCATTGATCGGGGGGCAACTGTCACCCTCGTTCATGGGGGAAACACAGACATGCCAATGATTCCTTCACCCAATTTCCGTCTCATTTCTGTGGTGAGTGCAGATGAGATGTATCAAACAATGCTCGCTCATTTCCCAACTACGGATTACACAATTCTTTCGGCGGCAGTGGCAGATGTCAAACCCGCTCACTATTCTCCCGAAAAAGTCCCGAAAAACAATCTTCCTGAGTGTTTGCCGTTAGCCAGTGTGCCTGATATCGCGGCAACCCTAGGAACACAAAAACAACCGCAACAGATTTTAGTTGGCTTTGCAGCACAAACTGGCAATTTTGTCAAGCCAGCGCGGGAGAAAATGGCACGCAAAAATTTAGATTATATTGTTGCCAATCCCATTGATCGAGTAGAAGGAGGATTTGGCAGCGATCAAAATCAGTGCATCATCCTGGGCAAAGCGGGATTGGAACAGTCAATTCCCTTATGCAGTAAGCTACAGTTAGCCCATTATCTTCTTGATCATTTAAAAGCTCAACAAGCATAA
- a CDS encoding DUF2555 domain-containing protein, translating to MTTLSLSQKEIQELTPEQVNQLAERLEKDDYNNPFEALQDWHLLRAISFHNWELVEPYRYLLDVEAFDEA from the coding sequence ATGACTACGCTAAGTCTTTCCCAGAAAGAAATTCAAGAGTTAACACCCGAGCAAGTCAACCAGTTGGCAGAGCGTTTGGAAAAGGATGATTACAACAATCCGTTTGAAGCGTTGCAAGATTGGCATTTACTACGTGCTATCTCATTTCATAACTGGGAACTCGTTGAACCTTATCGCTATCTTCTCGATGTGGAAGCATTTGATGAAGCTTAG
- a CDS encoding ABC transporter substrate-binding protein: MKTTSRKPLTLSLAVLMLSTGLLTTACQQNQTTDNNTTEDSPAEGGDAAAGLKLGGLFPTTGDLSSIGQNMPKAANLAVDTINACGGVNEQPVELIQEDTQTDPNAGSAAMSKLAEVDQVAGVIGAFASSVSGATIDIAVRNEVMQISPGSTSPVFTERATAGDFNGYWARTAPPDTYQAQALAQLASDRGFERVSTVVINNDYGVGFEQEFVKSFKEMGGTVVNEDDPVRYDPKATTFDSEAAAAFGNDPDAVLGVLYAETGSLLMRAAYQQGLSEGVTELLTDGVYSPEFVDDVGQTPEGQSIISGALGTVPGASGTALDNFREKWEADVGGEITAFVPHTWDATVLMMLAAELADENTGTAIKENLRAVANSPGTEVSDPCEAMELIRNGEEINYQGASGDIQFDENGDTVGSYDVWTVQEEGALEVIDQVTPATEN, from the coding sequence ATGAAAACAACTTCAAGAAAACCGCTGACACTCTCTTTAGCGGTATTAATGCTTTCCACAGGACTCTTAACCACGGCGTGCCAACAAAATCAAACCACCGATAACAATACAACCGAAGATTCCCCAGCAGAGGGTGGCGATGCTGCAGCAGGGCTTAAACTTGGGGGGTTGTTTCCCACCACGGGGGATCTCTCTTCCATTGGTCAAAATATGCCGAAAGCCGCTAATCTTGCTGTTGATACCATTAACGCCTGTGGCGGCGTTAACGAACAACCGGTAGAACTGATTCAAGAAGATACCCAAACCGACCCGAACGCTGGTTCTGCTGCCATGTCCAAACTTGCAGAAGTCGATCAGGTAGCAGGGGTCATTGGTGCTTTTGCCAGTAGTGTGTCGGGAGCAACTATTGACATTGCTGTGAGAAATGAAGTGATGCAAATTTCTCCTGGTAGTACCAGTCCTGTCTTTACTGAACGGGCGACGGCAGGAGATTTTAATGGCTACTGGGCACGAACAGCTCCCCCCGATACCTACCAAGCCCAAGCCCTGGCTCAACTTGCCAGCGATCGGGGTTTTGAACGAGTTTCAACCGTTGTCATTAACAATGACTATGGTGTTGGCTTTGAACAAGAATTTGTCAAATCTTTCAAAGAAATGGGTGGCACCGTTGTCAACGAAGATGATCCAGTGCGGTATGACCCCAAAGCAACTACATTTGATAGTGAAGCAGCTGCCGCATTTGGCAATGATCCGGATGCAGTTTTAGGGGTTCTCTATGCTGAGACGGGTAGTCTTCTCATGCGTGCCGCCTATCAGCAAGGTTTAAGTGAAGGGGTAACGGAACTGCTGACAGACGGGGTTTATTCTCCAGAATTTGTTGATGATGTGGGCCAAACCCCTGAGGGACAATCTATTATCAGTGGAGCTTTAGGAACAGTTCCCGGTGCCAGTGGTACAGCCTTAGACAATTTCCGAGAAAAATGGGAGGCTGACGTTGGAGGAGAAATCACTGCCTTTGTCCCTCATACTTGGGATGCAACGGTCTTAATGATGTTAGCAGCCGAGTTAGCTGATGAAAATACGGGAACTGCGATTAAAGAGAACTTGCGTGCGGTTGCCAATTCTCCAGGTACAGAAGTGTCTGATCCTTGCGAAGCAATGGAATTAATCCGTAATGGAGAAGAAATTAACTATCAAGGGGCGAGCGGTGATATCCAATTTGATGAAAATGGAGATACGGTTGGGAGTTATGATGTTTGGACGGTCCAGGAAGAAGGGGCTTTAGAAGTTATTGATCAGGTCACACCGGCAACTGAAAATTAA
- a CDS encoding oligosaccharide flippase family protein encodes MFASTKKTLFRFKNKLSNRFLQNLAWLGGSQMLNRVVRLGTTATIARLLSPTDYGLAAVVLTAHEFINVFTRGGIVTKLIQAPESELEACNETAYWLNWILCGSLFVLQCIVAFPVSEFYGNSAIALPLIVMAFIYLMLPFACVQAALNIRENRLRVAATADSLQFISDCALTVIFALLGFGAWAIVLPKVLVAPIWVVINRENHSWRPSGKFTLTKTREIMQFGRHILGVELLSTARNHADYLLIGRFLGLEALGIYYFAFNAGLGISLSLIGAFNSALFPWLCAVNQDLEKLEKRFLQGLKTLSLIAVPIILLQCVSAPFYVPLVFGEKWIAVGALPVLIIICLSALPRPFAEAASQLTRALDQPRFDSQWNIIFTGILLMALLIGVQSGLLGVAIALLIAHLIAMPMFTLWTTRHLRRTRLASKLLSAL; translated from the coding sequence ATGTTTGCAAGCACAAAGAAAACTTTATTCCGATTCAAAAACAAACTGTCTAACCGCTTTCTCCAAAATTTGGCGTGGTTAGGGGGGTCGCAAATGCTTAACCGTGTAGTTCGATTGGGAACTACAGCGACGATCGCGCGGTTGCTCTCTCCCACTGATTATGGGCTGGCTGCGGTTGTTCTCACTGCTCATGAGTTTATCAATGTTTTTACTCGCGGTGGTATTGTCACAAAGCTGATTCAAGCCCCCGAATCGGAATTAGAAGCCTGTAATGAGACTGCCTATTGGTTAAATTGGATTCTCTGCGGGTCACTCTTTGTGCTGCAATGTATTGTTGCTTTTCCTGTGAGTGAGTTTTATGGCAACAGCGCAATCGCGCTCCCTTTAATTGTGATGGCGTTCATTTACCTGATGCTGCCCTTTGCCTGTGTTCAAGCTGCCCTCAATATTCGAGAAAACCGCTTGCGAGTGGCAGCAACCGCCGATTCCTTGCAGTTTATCAGTGATTGTGCGTTAACCGTCATCTTTGCCCTTCTTGGGTTTGGCGCTTGGGCGATTGTCCTCCCGAAAGTTTTAGTCGCGCCGATTTGGGTGGTGATTAATCGGGAAAATCATAGTTGGCGACCTTCAGGGAAATTTACCCTGACTAAAACAAGAGAGATCATGCAGTTCGGTCGTCATATTCTGGGTGTGGAATTACTCTCCACGGCTCGTAATCATGCGGATTATCTGCTGATTGGTCGGTTTTTGGGCTTAGAAGCCTTAGGAATTTATTATTTCGCCTTTAATGCGGGTTTAGGCATTAGCTTGAGCTTAATCGGTGCCTTTAATTCTGCTCTTTTCCCCTGGCTTTGTGCGGTAAATCAGGATTTAGAGAAACTCGAAAAACGCTTTTTGCAGGGCTTAAAAACTCTATCCCTCATTGCAGTTCCCATTATTTTATTACAGTGTGTCTCTGCTCCCTTTTATGTTCCCCTTGTCTTTGGAGAAAAGTGGATCGCAGTCGGTGCCTTACCTGTCCTCATTATTATTTGTCTTTCTGCACTCCCACGACCTTTTGCAGAAGCTGCTTCTCAACTCACTCGCGCTTTAGATCAGCCCCGTTTTGATTCTCAGTGGAACATTATCTTCACAGGGATTTTATTAATGGCGCTGTTGATTGGGGTGCAGAGTGGGCTTTTAGGGGTCGCGATCGCGCTTTTAATCGCCCATTTAATCGCAATGCCGATGTTTACCCTCTGGACAACTCGTCATCTCCGTCGCACCAGACTCGCTTCCAAACTACTCTCTGCTCTCTAA
- a CDS encoding glycosyltransferase, with the protein MTKISVILPVYNVEHYIAQAVQSVLNQTYKNFELLIIDDESPDRSIEICRTFQDPRIKIIHQKNRGLAGARNTGIRHATGDYLAFLDSDDAWLPEKLEKHLAHLEANPQVGVSFSRSGFMDETGQPTGYYQMPKLTGITPEYLLCRNPIGNGSAPVIRREVMSEISFSDAEEVHYFDETFRQSEDIECWLRIAILTDWEIEGLPEALTLYRVNAGGLSASIFKQLASWENVIAKTRTYAPDLLATWENMARAYQLRYLARRAVRLQDGKLAVEFVYRALRTHWQIILLEPNRTILTLIAAYCLWLLPQNWYRNLEASAIALTGTMQQQRISQEAAQ; encoded by the coding sequence ATGACTAAAATCTCTGTTATTCTTCCGGTTTACAATGTTGAACACTATATTGCTCAAGCCGTTCAATCTGTTCTCAATCAGACTTACAAAAACTTTGAATTACTCATTATTGATGATGAATCGCCCGATCGCAGCATTGAAATTTGTCGCACCTTCCAAGATCCCCGCATCAAAATTATCCATCAAAAAAACCGTGGTTTAGCGGGAGCCAGAAATACTGGAATCCGCCATGCAACCGGAGATTATTTAGCTTTCTTAGATTCTGATGATGCTTGGTTACCTGAAAAACTGGAAAAACATCTTGCTCATCTCGAAGCGAATCCTCAAGTTGGGGTCAGTTTTAGTCGCTCTGGGTTTATGGATGAAACAGGACAACCCACAGGCTATTATCAAATGCCAAAACTAACGGGAATCACCCCTGAATATTTACTTTGTCGTAATCCCATTGGCAATGGTTCCGCGCCGGTAATTCGTCGGGAAGTCATGTCAGAGATTAGTTTTTCCGATGCGGAAGAAGTGCATTATTTCGATGAAACCTTTCGTCAATCAGAAGATATTGAATGCTGGCTGCGGATTGCCATTTTGACGGACTGGGAAATTGAGGGTTTACCGGAAGCCCTGACGCTTTATCGGGTGAATGCAGGGGGGCTTTCTGCTAGCATCTTCAAACAACTTGCATCTTGGGAAAATGTGATCGCTAAAACCCGCACTTATGCCCCAGACTTACTTGCAACTTGGGAAAATATGGCTCGCGCGTATCAACTGCGTTATTTAGCCCGGCGGGCGGTACGTCTTCAAGACGGAAAACTGGCGGTTGAGTTTGTGTATCGCGCCCTGAGAACCCATTGGCAAATTATTTTACTGGAACCGAATCGGACCATCTTGACACTGATAGCAGCTTATTGTCTGTGGTTACTCCCGCAAAACTGGTATCGAAACCTAGAAGCAAGCGCGATCGCGCTAACGGGAACGATGCAACAGCAACGGATCTCTCAGGAAGCAGCCCAGTAA
- a CDS encoding UDP-N-acetylglucosamine--LPS N-acetylglucosamine transferase: MKVLLVCSTGGHFETLNDLSPFWQQRDRCWVTFSSRSTETALATERVYHAYSPTNRNLINLVRNFGLAWRILSQERPKLVLSSGAGVAVPFLILAKLWGCQTAFVEAITRVEQLSLSARLTLPFIDALYVRWPQLQNRYPKAMLITV; this comes from the coding sequence ATGAAAGTTTTACTAGTTTGTTCCACTGGCGGTCATTTCGAGACCTTAAATGATTTATCCCCCTTCTGGCAACAGCGCGATCGCTGCTGGGTTACTTTCTCTTCTCGTAGCACTGAGACGGCTTTAGCAACAGAGAGAGTTTACCATGCTTACAGTCCCACCAATCGCAACTTAATCAACCTCGTCCGTAACTTTGGGTTAGCGTGGCGCATATTATCTCAAGAACGCCCAAAACTGGTTCTTTCTTCTGGTGCGGGGGTGGCAGTTCCCTTCTTAATCTTGGCAAAACTCTGGGGTTGTCAAACGGCTTTTGTGGAAGCCATTACCCGAGTGGAACAACTGAGTTTATCAGCGCGATTAACCCTTCCCTTCATTGATGCGCTGTATGTTCGTTGGCCCCAACTGCAAAACCGTTATCCGAAAGCAATGCTGATTACTGTTTAA
- a CDS encoding glucosyl transferase, which produces MLFITVGTEKFPFDRLARWINCLMTEGFIDEPVIFQSGSCLYQPTGVEVKPLLRETDFRNYLQEARLVITHCGDGTLRQLDRATTPYILVPRTVHFEEHVDDHQVELAQALELLGVPVAWSLGDLVRFIASPCCVTQRIFSHAPINQLCHDLEQHVTRESLAGELALSALTSYQ; this is translated from the coding sequence ATGCTTTTTATTACTGTTGGTACTGAAAAATTTCCTTTTGATCGCCTCGCTCGTTGGATTAACTGTTTAATGACAGAAGGCTTTATTGATGAACCCGTTATTTTTCAATCAGGGAGTTGTCTCTATCAACCCACTGGTGTAGAAGTCAAGCCACTGCTTCGGGAAACTGACTTTCGCAACTATTTGCAAGAAGCCCGTTTAGTGATTACCCATTGCGGAGATGGGACTCTCAGACAGCTCGATCGCGCTACAACCCCGTACATTTTAGTCCCTCGCACTGTCCACTTTGAAGAGCACGTTGATGATCACCAAGTCGAATTAGCCCAAGCCTTAGAATTACTCGGTGTTCCCGTGGCTTGGTCACTAGGAGATTTAGTCCGCTTTATTGCTTCCCCCTGCTGTGTTACGCAGCGCATCTTCTCTCACGCTCCGATTAACCAACTTTGCCACGATTTAGAACAGCACGTTACTCGCGAGTCACTGGCTGGAGAATTAGCCCTTTCTGCACTGACCAGTTATCAGTGA
- a CDS encoding STAS domain-containing protein, giving the protein MTQTTFKPNFTITILNRSALIQLPKHLDRAFITTLNQQLQSVLATTNSLQSLVFDFANVTFIDSPAIGGIRQIITLAKSQAINLKFWSLSPAIETAMTATGIIDPEICQPETKGIPVQNTAKKALVTHASVNSPLKRMVDIAGALVGLSILSVLYCPLVIAIKLDSPGPVFFSQTRHGLRGEKFRVWKFRSMVSNAEQLKHQVENEIEGAFFKNKNDPRITSVGAFLRRSSLDEFPQFWNVLKGEMSLVGTRPPTVDEVEQYQVNHWRRLDVKPGITGEWQVNGRSEILDFEDVVRLDLHYQEKWSIWHDFKLILQTVGRVVSKNSGAC; this is encoded by the coding sequence ATGACTCAAACAACTTTCAAACCTAATTTTACAATCACAATTCTCAATCGTTCCGCTTTAATTCAATTACCCAAACATCTCGATCGCGCTTTCATTACAACCTTAAATCAGCAATTACAATCTGTTTTAGCAACCACAAATTCCCTACAATCATTAGTCTTTGACTTTGCGAATGTGACCTTTATTGATAGCCCAGCTATCGGCGGAATTCGACAGATTATTACTTTAGCGAAAAGCCAAGCAATTAATCTGAAATTTTGGAGTCTTTCTCCCGCTATTGAAACCGCAATGACAGCCACAGGGATTATTGACCCTGAGATTTGCCAACCCGAAACCAAAGGGATTCCTGTTCAAAATACTGCTAAGAAGGCGCTTGTTACCCATGCTTCTGTTAATTCTCCGCTGAAACGGATGGTCGATATTGCAGGTGCGCTGGTGGGTTTAAGTATTCTCAGTGTTTTATATTGTCCTCTCGTGATCGCGATTAAATTAGATAGTCCTGGTCCAGTTTTCTTCAGTCAAACTCGTCACGGTTTACGGGGAGAAAAGTTTCGTGTCTGGAAGTTTCGTTCTATGGTTTCTAATGCCGAACAACTGAAACATCAAGTCGAAAATGAAATTGAAGGGGCATTTTTCAAAAATAAAAACGATCCGCGCATTACTAGCGTTGGTGCATTTCTCAGACGCTCTAGTTTAGATGAATTTCCCCAGTTTTGGAATGTTTTGAAAGGAGAAATGAGTTTAGTGGGAACCCGTCCGCCGACTGTTGATGAAGTAGAACAATATCAAGTTAATCACTGGCGCAGATTAGATGTCAAACCTGGAATTACCGGTGAATGGCAAGTGAATGGTCGCTCTGAAATTCTCGATTTTGAAGACGTGGTTCGTCTCGATTTACACTATCAAGAAAAGTGGAGCATTTGGCATGATTTCAAACTAATTTTACAAACAGTAGGACGAGTGGTGAGTAAAAATAGTGGGGCGTGCTAG
- a CDS encoding metalloregulator ArsR/SmtB family transcription factor, which yields MPQLDQTSPETLGLVADYFKVLSEVSRLHILNCLREKPMNGKQLAEATGLGQANLSKHLKVLTQAGILKREQQGVSAYYRIKDPMIFELCELVCGTISNEFKERAESFSQLSNFNLVRN from the coding sequence ATGCCCCAGTTAGATCAAACCTCTCCTGAAACCCTTGGCTTAGTTGCCGATTACTTTAAGGTGTTATCAGAAGTGAGTCGCCTTCACATCCTCAATTGTTTAAGAGAAAAACCCATGAATGGGAAACAACTGGCAGAAGCCACCGGTTTAGGACAAGCCAACCTTTCTAAACATTTAAAAGTCTTAACGCAAGCGGGAATTCTCAAGCGAGAACAACAAGGCGTTAGTGCTTACTATCGGATTAAAGATCCGATGATTTTTGAACTCTGCGAATTAGTTTGCGGCACAATTAGCAACGAATTTAAAGAACGAGCCGAATCATTTAGTCAACTGTCTAACTTTAATCTGGTTCGGAATTAA